A genomic stretch from Desulfohalobium retbaense DSM 5692 includes:
- a CDS encoding type II secretion system F family protein, with amino-acid sequence MPADYLPLIMAGAIFVSLFLLMIGVMQLVRSNSKKRAILEKIQTSNQQSAFGDPQRLDSSRSGFFGKIFGFVGLVGQKVAKDRVSDHTVLRPRFLKAGIRSPLAPAVFWGLKVIMPLALPLCFGLFYYLIPDLTLSPTNTLLIITVLAVAGFYVPDLWLTNKRQKRRQTILKGFPDALDLMVVCVEAGMGLDAAISRVAKESKSNNATLSEELHFFTLETRAGMPRKDALKNLAMRTDLQQMQNLTTLLIQTEKFGTSVSQALKVFSESMRTERFQRAEEKAAKIPVKLLFPLIMFIFPSLFVAILGPAVIRISQTLLNM; translated from the coding sequence ATGCCAGCTGACTACCTTCCCTTGATCATGGCCGGGGCAATTTTTGTGTCCCTTTTTCTGCTCATGATCGGGGTTATGCAGCTTGTCCGCTCCAACTCCAAAAAGCGGGCCATTCTGGAAAAAATCCAGACTTCGAATCAGCAGAGCGCCTTTGGGGACCCGCAGCGCCTGGACTCTTCCCGATCCGGCTTTTTTGGTAAAATATTCGGCTTTGTAGGTCTTGTTGGCCAAAAGGTGGCCAAAGACAGAGTCTCTGATCACACCGTGCTCCGTCCCAGATTCCTCAAGGCCGGGATCCGGTCTCCTCTGGCCCCGGCGGTTTTTTGGGGTCTGAAGGTGATTATGCCACTCGCTCTCCCCCTCTGCTTCGGTCTTTTTTATTATTTGATCCCGGATTTGACCCTTTCTCCAACCAACACGCTCCTCATCATCACTGTTTTGGCTGTGGCCGGCTTTTATGTCCCCGACCTGTGGCTGACCAACAAACGACAGAAACGGCGGCAGACCATTCTTAAAGGATTTCCAGACGCCCTGGATCTTATGGTGGTTTGCGTTGAGGCAGGCATGGGCCTGGATGCGGCCATCAGCAGAGTGGCCAAGGAATCAAAATCCAACAACGCGACTCTCAGTGAAGAACTGCATTTTTTCACCCTGGAGACCAGGGCCGGCATGCCCCGTAAGGATGCGCTCAAGAATCTGGCCATGCGCACAGACCTGCAGCAAATGCAGAATCTGACCACCCTGCTCATTCAGACCGAAAAATTCGGCACCAGTGTGAGCCAGGCCTTGAAGGTATTTTCCGAAAGCATGCGCACCGAACGGTTCCAAAGAGCTGAGGAAAAAGCAGCCAAGATCCCGGTCAAGCTGTTGTTTCCGCTTATCATGTTCATTTTTCCCTCGCTGTTCGTGGCTATTCTGGGGCCGGCGGTGATTCGCATTTCCCAGACTCTGCTCAATATGTAG
- a CDS encoding type II secretion system F family protein, whose product MNIYIIALIIFVVSIMILEMFLYALRTIKNPDRSQIRKKLRKVTYNPKLDDAPQDIERKIVFSEIKILDAILRRISITDRLHRLLYQANAQYPVGFYIILSPLLGLALVMLLEFFGYAVYVSLPVGLLGALTPFFYLKRKKLKRMRKFMAQLPEGLDLLARSLKAGHAFTTGMKLAAEEFGDPLGPEFDVALDEINFGVPVPDALRKMTYRVDCPDLNFFVVAVIMQRETGGNLAEIIESIATLIRERFKFFGKVKALAAEGVLSMWVLIGLPFAIVGILTFMNPEYITLLFEETMGHIMIAGALIMMIIGYFFMRNIVKIDV is encoded by the coding sequence ATGAACATCTACATAATCGCATTGATCATTTTTGTCGTCTCTATCATGATTCTGGAGATGTTTCTCTACGCCCTGCGGACCATCAAGAATCCGGATCGGTCCCAAATCCGTAAAAAACTGCGCAAGGTGACCTACAATCCCAAGCTGGATGATGCTCCCCAGGACATCGAGCGCAAAATAGTCTTCAGCGAGATCAAGATCCTGGATGCCATTTTGCGCCGCATATCCATCACAGATCGGCTGCACAGGCTCCTGTATCAGGCCAACGCTCAGTATCCGGTCGGATTTTACATTATCCTCTCCCCCCTTCTGGGGCTTGCGCTCGTTATGTTGCTCGAGTTCTTCGGCTACGCCGTATACGTCTCCCTCCCCGTCGGCTTACTCGGAGCCCTCACTCCCTTTTTCTACCTCAAGCGCAAGAAGTTAAAGAGGATGCGCAAATTCATGGCCCAGCTTCCCGAGGGCTTGGACCTTTTGGCCAGATCCCTGAAGGCTGGTCATGCCTTTACCACCGGCATGAAGCTGGCTGCGGAAGAGTTTGGCGACCCGTTGGGGCCTGAATTCGATGTGGCTCTTGACGAGATCAACTTTGGCGTCCCGGTTCCGGATGCCTTGCGCAAGATGACCTACAGGGTGGATTGTCCGGATCTGAACTTCTTTGTTGTCGCCGTCATCATGCAGCGGGAGACTGGTGGCAACCTGGCAGAAATCATTGAGAGCATCGCCACCCTGATCCGGGAACGTTTCAAATTCTTCGGCAAGGTCAAGGCTCTGGCTGCCGAAGGCGTTCTCTCCATGTGGGTGCTGATCGGGCTCCCCTTTGCCATCGTAGGTATTTTGACTTTTATGAATCCGGAATACATCACTTTGCTCTTTGAGGAGACCATGGGACACATCATGATCGCCGGAGCCTTGATCATGATGATCATCGGGTATTTTTTCATGCGCAACATCGTCAAAATCGATGTGTAG
- a CDS encoding CpaF family protein has protein sequence MFFNNTNKKSAAKVIDAEPDPQLHHSHPTPDSPESRQRKRELSDEYFLLKNRIHTRLLDMVDLSMIDSLEPEVLKTQIRSLVTKILDTEERNAPLNMSERERLFSDIEDEVMGLGPLEPFLKDDTVADILVNTHNQIYVERFGKLELSESTFKDDAHLMRIIDKIVSSVGRRIDESSPMVDARLADGSRVNVIIPPLALDGPVMSIRRFGKDPLKMDDLIMLRAFTQGIGEIMKGIVRSELNVVISGGTGSGKTTLLNCLSQFIPATDRIITIEDAAELQLKQEHVVRLETRPPNIEGKGEVTARELVRNSLRMRPDRIIVGEVRGSESFDMLQAMNTGHDGSLTTIHANTPRDALMRIESMVSMANLDIPIEFMRRFIASAIHIIIQVSRYSDGTRKVNSIQEITGMEGNVITTQEIFSFNPTGVDENGKVKGYFRFNGVRPQFVDKFHQVGIEVDREIFNPDKIVEV, from the coding sequence ATGTTCTTCAACAATACCAACAAAAAGTCAGCTGCCAAAGTAATTGATGCTGAGCCGGATCCTCAGCTTCACCATTCTCATCCTACCCCCGATTCACCCGAATCCCGGCAACGTAAACGGGAGCTCTCGGATGAGTACTTCCTGCTCAAAAACAGGATCCATACCCGTTTGTTGGACATGGTAGACCTGTCCATGATCGACTCTTTGGAACCCGAGGTCCTGAAAACCCAAATCAGGAGCCTGGTAACCAAAATCCTGGATACTGAGGAGCGAAACGCTCCCCTGAATATGTCTGAAAGAGAGCGGCTGTTCAGTGACATTGAGGACGAAGTCATGGGCTTGGGACCGCTGGAGCCCTTTCTCAAAGACGATACGGTGGCCGATATTCTGGTCAATACCCACAATCAGATATATGTGGAACGTTTTGGCAAGCTTGAACTCTCCGAGTCCACTTTCAAGGACGACGCCCATTTGATGCGCATTATCGACAAGATTGTCTCCTCTGTGGGCCGGCGCATCGACGAATCTTCGCCTATGGTTGACGCCCGCTTAGCCGATGGCTCCCGGGTGAACGTGATTATCCCTCCCCTGGCTTTGGACGGCCCTGTGATGTCCATCCGCAGATTTGGCAAAGACCCCTTGAAGATGGACGATCTGATCATGCTCCGTGCCTTTACCCAGGGCATTGGGGAAATCATGAAGGGTATCGTCCGCTCCGAGCTGAATGTTGTCATTTCTGGGGGAACGGGCAGCGGGAAAACCACCCTTTTGAATTGCCTCTCCCAATTCATTCCGGCCACTGACCGGATTATCACTATCGAAGACGCAGCCGAGCTGCAGCTCAAGCAGGAGCACGTGGTCCGGCTGGAGACACGTCCGCCGAATATTGAAGGCAAAGGCGAAGTTACGGCCAGGGAACTGGTCCGTAACAGCTTACGCATGCGCCCGGACCGGATCATTGTGGGTGAGGTCCGTGGCTCTGAGTCCTTTGACATGCTCCAGGCTATGAACACCGGGCACGACGGTTCTCTGACCACTATCCACGCCAACACCCCCAGGGACGCTTTGATGCGCATCGAGAGCATGGTCTCCATGGCCAACCTGGACATCCCTATCGAATTCATGCGCAGATTCATCGCTTCAGCTATCCACATTATCATCCAGGTATCGAGGTACTCGGATGGCACGCGGAAGGTGAACAGCATCCAGGAAATCACCGGAATGGAAGGCAACGTGATCACAACCCAGGAAATCTTCTCCTTCAATCCCACGGGAGTGGACGAAAACGGCAAGGTCAAGGGGTACTTCCGGTTCAACGGCGTCAGACCCCAGTTTGTGGACAAGTTCCATCAGGTGGGTATTGAAGTGGATCGAGAGATATTCAATCCGGATAAGATTGTTGAGGTCTGA
- a CDS encoding AAA family ATPase, protein MPLGDYKVRIEIGNRLVRRQFETVVGQKSELSILEGQSLERPDLLIKEISDDPDHIFDLVQNSLYNDEAGEIFLTSESKDQNLVLKAMRSGAREFFGPYTVEDEISSALDRFMTRQAKLRAVAGKTAKQSQVISFMGSKGGVGTTTLAVNLAVSLATNEPKQSVCLLDMNLFGDLPLFLEIDPTYTWREITKNISRLDETFLKNILAVDPSGVYVLPSPGYLDSQNMATPEVIERLFKVLTKMFDFVIIDTGQLLNDTALKVVELSDKVFLVSVQSLPCLAKTNKILRTFRDLRFPESNSLHIIINRHLKNSSITTSDVENSLEKKVSWNIPNDYESTMTAINKGQPLYKTASKKEITQSIRDLAASLVEDPEEDKKKKKKGLFSFLRK, encoded by the coding sequence ATGCCATTAGGTGATTATAAGGTCCGGATTGAGATTGGAAATCGGCTGGTCAGGCGACAGTTTGAGACCGTTGTCGGACAGAAGTCTGAACTCAGCATTCTGGAAGGTCAAAGCCTTGAACGACCAGATCTGCTGATAAAGGAAATCTCTGATGATCCCGACCATATTTTCGACTTGGTGCAGAACTCCCTCTACAACGATGAGGCGGGAGAAATTTTCCTTACTTCGGAGTCCAAGGACCAGAACCTTGTGCTCAAGGCGATGCGCTCCGGGGCGAGAGAGTTTTTCGGTCCGTACACGGTTGAAGATGAAATATCGTCCGCCCTGGATCGTTTCATGACCAGACAAGCCAAGCTCCGGGCTGTTGCGGGAAAGACGGCCAAACAAAGTCAAGTCATTTCTTTTATGGGCAGCAAAGGTGGCGTGGGCACAACCACGCTGGCTGTCAATCTGGCTGTGAGCCTGGCCACGAACGAACCGAAACAATCGGTTTGTCTTTTGGACATGAATCTTTTTGGCGATCTTCCTCTTTTTCTCGAAATTGATCCGACCTATACTTGGCGGGAAATCACCAAGAATATTTCCCGCCTGGATGAGACATTCTTGAAAAACATCCTGGCAGTTGATCCGTCCGGAGTTTATGTTCTGCCCTCTCCCGGCTATCTGGACAGCCAGAACATGGCCACTCCGGAAGTGATTGAGCGTTTATTCAAAGTGCTGACCAAGATGTTCGATTTTGTGATCATTGATACCGGACAACTTCTCAACGACACCGCCTTGAAGGTAGTGGAACTGTCGGACAAGGTCTTTTTGGTTTCCGTTCAGAGCCTGCCCTGCCTGGCCAAGACCAACAAGATCCTGCGCACTTTTCGCGACCTGCGGTTCCCCGAATCGAACAGCCTGCACATTATTATCAACAGGCATTTGAAAAATTCCAGCATCACGACCAGCGATGTCGAGAATTCCCTGGAAAAAAAGGTTTCCTGGAACATACCCAACGATTATGAGAGCACCATGACTGCCATCAATAAAGGGCAACCGCTCTACAAAACGGCCTCGAAAAAAGAAATCACCCAGAGTATTCGCGATCTGGCTGCCTCTCTGGTCGAAGATCCAGAAGAGGACAAGAAAAAGAAAAAGAAAGGGTTGTTTTCTTTTTTACGAAAATAA
- a CDS encoding TadE/TadG family type IV pilus assembly protein, with protein sequence MKIKILDNAILRDECGSVAIITALFVLFSLLATAGIAIDIGRQATAKNELQNTLDAAALAGAIELGQNGPANVKSEAKEAAENNSIDNNGLILGDNDIKVGNWTEPNFFSKTPYNSVKIMVNNHSINSFFASALNFQQTVSAEATAVIGPLSGKRHLIPIAVTEDEADTMSEAGEGIIYQFGRSAGNWGTVDFDAYIDGDQGGGNPEIGEWLENGYNGTIRIGDDINTESGVGKIVGGNNGQKVENLIGQKIFIPVVNEFGQGSTPGVPSTVMGFVAIEITALTGNGANTQISAKYLGTEVSSGPVDLDLNDSYGPIGVVLVQ encoded by the coding sequence ATGAAAATTAAGATTTTGGATAATGCGATTCTAAGAGATGAATGTGGTTCAGTAGCCATCATAACTGCTTTATTTGTTCTTTTCAGTTTACTTGCCACGGCAGGAATAGCAATAGATATTGGAAGGCAAGCCACGGCAAAAAATGAGCTGCAAAACACACTCGATGCTGCAGCTCTTGCTGGTGCCATTGAGCTAGGACAAAATGGTCCCGCAAATGTAAAAAGTGAAGCTAAAGAGGCGGCAGAAAATAATTCTATAGACAACAATGGCTTGATTCTTGGTGATAATGATATAAAAGTTGGCAATTGGACAGAACCTAACTTTTTTAGCAAAACTCCTTATAATTCTGTAAAAATTATGGTGAACAATCATAGTATCAACTCTTTTTTTGCCTCTGCTTTAAATTTCCAGCAGACGGTTAGCGCAGAAGCTACAGCAGTAATAGGTCCTTTATCTGGAAAGCGTCATTTGATCCCAATTGCTGTTACAGAAGATGAAGCTGATACCATGAGCGAAGCAGGAGAAGGAATAATCTATCAATTTGGGAGAAGTGCAGGAAACTGGGGGACAGTAGATTTCGATGCTTATATCGATGGAGATCAAGGAGGAGGTAATCCTGAAATAGGTGAATGGTTAGAAAATGGATATAATGGAACAATACGCATTGGTGATGATATAAATACAGAATCTGGTGTCGGTAAGATAGTTGGCGGTAACAATGGTCAAAAAGTGGAAAACTTGATTGGGCAAAAAATATTTATACCTGTAGTGAATGAGTTTGGTCAAGGTAGCACACCAGGAGTACCTTCTACTGTTATGGGGTTTGTGGCTATTGAGATTACTGCCTTAACTGGTAATGGGGCAAATACTCAGATAAGCGCAAAGTATCTTGGGACTGAAGTTTCGTCAGGACCAGTAGATTTAGATTTAAATGATAGCTATGGACCAATTGGTGTTGTTTTAGTTCAATAG
- a CDS encoding TadE family protein, with protein MKFLFLRNDGRQKGTAAVEFAIVLLVFITLILSIFDFGIYIYNQHIVTNAGRTGARYGIVYRTTGNRISYPQIQSKINDWEDFIITFGNKNFNVPSIDTCDNYGDPLTVTITYTHDFLFLPFQKNITSTTEMRCE; from the coding sequence ATGAAATTTTTATTTTTAAGGAATGATGGTAGACAAAAAGGCACTGCGGCTGTTGAGTTCGCTATCGTTCTTTTAGTATTTATTACTTTAATATTAAGTATTTTTGATTTTGGTATTTATATCTATAACCAACATATAGTTACTAATGCAGGTAGGACAGGAGCCAGATACGGAATTGTATATCGTACTACTGGCAACAGAATATCTTATCCACAAATTCAATCAAAAATAAATGACTGGGAAGATTTTATAATAACTTTTGGCAACAAAAATTTTAATGTTCCTTCAATCGATACATGTGATAATTATGGAGATCCTTTGACCGTGACGATAACATATACTCATGACTTTCTTTTTCTGCCCTTTCAGAAAAATATAACATCCACAACTGAAATGAGGTGTGAATAG
- a CDS encoding TadE/TadG family type IV pilus assembly protein → MLSKMKFSNQRGAAAVEFAIVLPLLVLIFAGITEFGIAYYNKQVITNASREGARVGMSNVDPQDIRNIVYPYAKDRLLTFGPDSFSSDSSSININGCNSTSDYCKVEVVYNYTYLVLQVFDFFGANFDKDLDIKAATTMKMLP, encoded by the coding sequence ATGCTCAGCAAAATGAAATTTTCAAATCAACGCGGAGCAGCCGCAGTAGAATTTGCCATTGTACTGCCTCTCCTTGTCTTGATTTTTGCGGGCATTACAGAATTTGGGATCGCCTATTATAACAAGCAGGTAATTACTAATGCAAGCAGAGAGGGTGCAAGGGTAGGGATGTCTAACGTTGATCCTCAAGACATTCGAAATATCGTTTATCCATATGCCAAAGACAGACTGCTCACCTTTGGCCCAGATAGCTTTTCAAGTGATTCAAGCAGTATAAATATAAATGGATGCAATTCGACATCTGACTATTGCAAGGTAGAGGTTGTTTATAACTATACTTATCTAGTACTCCAAGTTTTTGATTTTTTTGGTGCTAATTTTGATAAAGATTTAGATATTAAAGCCGCAACAACAATGAAAATGTTACCATAA
- a CDS encoding type II and III secretion system protein family protein, whose protein sequence is MATTPIPRSGLLIAAIMVLTFCVWSIPQEPQAQEFRIIPTKNSADDSIMRSLELTYGKSVVLKSNREITRVSEPDPNVLKDPLLIGPNELYLTPAGAGTANLILWQGKEVSTVYEITVKHDLSRLKQRLHELFPEENELRVLSTNESITLSGQVSSASALDQIMALAETYAPEGGIKNQVTVKGIHQVMLEVKVAEVSRQSLDRLGINFDLINDAAEFSIGFLGAASAGSSGSGSFNFWRNGDNVDFNGLFDFLKREGLAKILAEPSLISMSGQTSSFLAGGEIPIPDVDSDGNIGVEFKSYGIELAFTPTVMSKERIAIKVVPVVSELDEASGTVINGAQVPGLKVRRANTTVELGDGQSFAIAGLLSENSEETVSKFPGLGDLPVLGPLFTSKSFTSDETELVIMVTPKLVTPLVAEKQSLPTDFFIHPTDAEFYLGGLLGSLDGEFGHMVVK, encoded by the coding sequence ATGGCCACCACCCCAATACCCAGGTCCGGGCTGCTCATTGCCGCGATCATGGTTCTCACCTTTTGTGTATGGAGCATTCCGCAGGAACCCCAGGCTCAGGAGTTTCGGATCATTCCGACGAAAAACAGCGCCGATGACAGCATCATGCGCTCGCTTGAACTGACCTATGGCAAATCTGTTGTGCTCAAGTCCAACCGCGAAATAACCCGTGTTTCTGAACCTGACCCCAATGTACTCAAAGACCCCCTGCTTATAGGCCCGAATGAACTCTACTTGACTCCCGCAGGAGCCGGAACTGCCAATCTGATTCTCTGGCAGGGCAAGGAAGTGTCCACGGTTTACGAAATCACAGTCAAACATGACCTCTCCCGCCTTAAGCAGCGGTTGCACGAACTTTTTCCCGAAGAAAATGAACTCCGGGTTTTGTCCACCAACGAGTCCATCACCCTGTCCGGCCAAGTCTCAAGCGCTTCGGCCCTTGATCAAATCATGGCCCTGGCCGAGACCTACGCCCCAGAGGGGGGGATCAAAAACCAAGTGACGGTGAAGGGAATTCACCAGGTCATGCTGGAAGTGAAAGTAGCTGAGGTCTCCCGCCAGTCCCTTGATCGCCTCGGAATAAACTTTGATCTCATCAATGACGCTGCAGAATTCAGTATTGGTTTTTTGGGTGCAGCCTCGGCCGGTTCATCTGGAAGTGGGTCCTTCAACTTCTGGCGAAACGGGGACAACGTTGACTTCAACGGACTTTTTGATTTCCTGAAACGAGAAGGACTGGCTAAAATATTGGCCGAGCCGTCGCTGATTTCGATGAGTGGACAGACCTCCAGCTTCTTGGCCGGCGGGGAAATCCCGATTCCTGACGTTGATTCAGATGGCAACATTGGGGTGGAATTTAAATCCTACGGCATTGAGCTTGCTTTTACCCCCACCGTGATGAGCAAGGAACGAATCGCTATTAAGGTTGTTCCGGTGGTTTCCGAGTTGGACGAAGCCAGCGGCACCGTGATCAATGGTGCGCAGGTCCCAGGACTGAAAGTTCGCCGGGCGAATACAACCGTCGAATTGGGTGATGGCCAGAGCTTCGCAATAGCCGGCCTGCTAAGTGAAAATTCAGAAGAAACCGTGTCCAAATTTCCCGGTCTGGGCGATCTGCCTGTTTTGGGACCCTTGTTTACCAGCAAGTCCTTTACGTCCGATGAAACCGAACTGGTTATCATGGTTACGCCGAAACTGGTCACTCCGCTTGTAGCCGAAAAGCAGTCGCTGCCCACGGATTTCTTTATTCATCCAACCGATGCGGAGTTCTATCTGGGCGGTCTGCTCGGGAGTTTAGACGGCGAGTTCGGCCACATGGTAGTAAAATAG
- the cpaB gene encoding Flp pilus assembly protein CpaB — MGRLRALIPIALALVIAIAGSVFIYNWMQEQTTRQDTVEKAREKAPSTQEVVVAALDISAGSQLTEEMLQTGQYLKKNLPPGSFTDPDQLLGRVALAPFKKNEPIVDHRLAPTDIKSGGVSALISKGNRAVSLGGNKVLGISGFVLPGSRVDVMVTWNDPDSGEQITKRILDNVKILATSTKMQETESGGTAPVDVYTLEVTPEEAEILTHIRNQGSLQMALRNPTDNEPVMTDGATAKDSMAYMLKENGLLQQARNKPDADSEQKVAKAPTSPPPPQPTVVEVIRGNKLVEMNF; from the coding sequence ATGGGCAGATTACGAGCTCTGATTCCCATTGCTTTGGCCTTGGTGATTGCCATTGCCGGAAGCGTATTCATTTACAACTGGATGCAGGAGCAGACCACACGGCAGGATACGGTCGAAAAGGCCCGCGAAAAGGCTCCTTCGACTCAGGAGGTGGTTGTGGCTGCATTGGACATTTCAGCGGGCTCCCAGTTGACCGAAGAAATGCTGCAGACCGGACAATACCTGAAAAAGAATCTCCCCCCCGGCAGCTTTACCGACCCTGATCAATTACTCGGCCGCGTTGCTCTGGCCCCATTCAAAAAAAACGAACCCATCGTTGATCATCGCCTCGCGCCCACCGATATCAAGTCTGGCGGCGTCTCCGCTCTTATCTCCAAAGGCAATAGAGCCGTCTCCCTTGGTGGAAATAAAGTTCTCGGTATCTCAGGATTTGTCTTGCCCGGCAGTCGGGTTGATGTGATGGTTACGTGGAATGATCCTGACTCCGGCGAACAGATCACCAAGCGTATCCTGGACAACGTCAAAATCCTGGCGACAAGCACCAAAATGCAGGAGACCGAGAGCGGTGGCACAGCCCCAGTAGATGTCTACACCCTGGAAGTCACACCGGAAGAAGCTGAAATCCTAACGCACATCCGCAATCAGGGCAGTCTGCAAATGGCCCTGCGTAACCCAACGGACAACGAGCCGGTCATGACCGATGGCGCTACCGCGAAGGATTCCATGGCCTACATGCTCAAGGAGAATGGGCTTTTGCAACAGGCCAGAAACAAGCCTGATGCTGATTCAGAGCAAAAGGTGGCCAAGGCCCCTACTTCGCCCCCACCGCCACAACCGACTGTTGTAGAGGTGATCCGAGGCAATAAGCTGGTTGAAATGAATTTCTAA